DNA sequence from the Paenibacillus physcomitrellae genome:
CCTCATCTCTCCCTATACAGAAATGTATGTATTGTGTTCCTTTATTCTACAAAGCCGAAATTAATGGTTCCTGAAATGAAACTGAAGGTTTGCTGAATGTTTAACTTTCGGGAGATGTAGAGGCGCATAAAAAAAGACGGAGCAGGCCTCTGCTTCGTCTGGTGATGCCTTGTGGTGCCTTGGCACCTCTATTTAGTTCGGTTTTTGGCTGTTTCCGGACGACAATTTTGCCTCATGCCTCCATCTGCCGGCGGCGTAAGGCCGCCTGCTCGGCATGACGGGCCGGAACCTTGAAGAGAATCAAACGATAAAGCTCAACCAGAGCAAAAGCCGAAAGAGCATCTAATATAACATGCTGCTTCATAAACAGGGTCGAACAAATAATGGTGACCGACATTCCCCCGATCAGGAGCCTGTTCATCAGGCCGCGCGCAGGACTGGTAAACATCATCCGCAGAACCATATAACTTGAAAAACAATGAATACTCGGAAAACAGTTAAACGGCTGATCCCGGTCGTAAATAAAAGTGACCAGGCGGGAAAAAACGTCGCTCCCGCTCACAAGCGGGCGGGGGACCGTCGTCTGGAACACGCTGTAGATCGCGTAGCAGGTCAGCGCGCAAACCGTATAAAGCACGATAGACTGGTAATAGGCCTTTCTGTCCCTGAAAAAGAAATAGACCAGACAAGCGTAAATGTAAAAAATCCAGACCCCGTAGGGTACCGAAAAATACTTGATAAACGGTGTCGCACGGTCAAAATCAGTAACCAGAGAATACACATGTTTTGTGGGATGATCCACAAAATGATACAAATACCCCAGCAGCGGAAAAACAAGCATTAGAGCCAGCGGCAGCCAGCGCTGCTGCTCTTTGAGACGAAGTGATGCCCATTTAATCATTTACAATCAGAACCTTCCCAGACAGGATCGGGCAGCCAAAGGCCCCTGAACATTACTGACTTATTTTACTGCTCCGTCAGCAGGGCGGCAACCTCTTTTCAAATGGAAATTTGGCCCCCCTCACGGGGCCCTCGCTTCGACGAACCCCCAGGGGTTCTCATCCCAAGACGCAAAAAAGCTCTCCCGAAGGAGAGCTTTTGAAGACGTCCCAGAAGGGATTCGAACCCCTGACCGACGGCTTAGAAGGCCGTTGCTCTATCCAGCTGAGCTACTGGGACATATGTAAGGACAACGTATATTATTATACGGGAATCTGGATTTATTTCAAGTGTTTTTGATGATAGACCCGTGAGGCAGCAGCCGCCAAACGCGGTGCTGCGCACGGGAACGGTGACAATCTCCAGAAGTCATATTTCTGCGGCAGGCTTCGTTCAGAGTACAGCTACGATAAATTTTTAGAGGTACTCCTTCATTTACAGGCTCTCCTTCCTTACAGGTTCTCTTGCAGTTTGGCCGCGATTCGCTTCATTCCGAACAACGTATTCTTAAACTGCATACGATGAAGTTCGGTTGTTTGTGTTATCGATGACAGATGGCCGCCGAATTCCTCTTCGGAAATTTCTTCGTACGAGTTATGCAGATTGTTGTTGTACCAGTCGATTTCCGGATCGATGTCGGTACTGTACATGTGGACGATGTCGTAAGCCCCCTGAGGTGTCTTGGCTACATAAACGAGCAGGTCATGCTCGCCCGCTTTGCCGGAGCTGACCTCAATTTCCGCACAGCGCTGGCCGTTATAATCGGTCATCCGGCGGAACTCCGCGTTGGTGATTTTGTACATGCTGTCTTCCCCTTTCCTGGTTTCAATTGCAAACGCATCCTCATGTAGTTTCCATAAAGGACAGACATTTTATGCCCTTGTTCGGCATAATGTGTTATTACTTTGGGCGACATCACTACGCACCAGGGAGTGGCTGAAAGAGAGGATGAACATTAACCATGTGTGGAATTACAGGATTTATTGAATGGGGCCGGGACCTGACGCAGGATTCCGAGCTTCTGGTGAATATGACTGAAACCCTGTCCAGACGGGGGCCGGACGGTCACGGAACTTGGATTTCCAATCCCTGCGCCTTCGGACATCGCCGCCTGAGCGTCATGGATCCCGAGAACGGCGCCCAGCCGATGACTTTTGTGGATGAAGACACTGTGTTCACTATCGTATACAACGGAGAAATCTATAACGCACTCGAATTAAAAAGCGAGCTCCAGCAAAGAGGCCATCATTTCCGTACGACGTGCGACACGGAAGTTCTCCTTCACTCCTATGCCGAATGGGGTCCGGGCTGTGTGGACCGGCTCAACGGCATTTTTGCGTTTGCGGTGTGGGACAGCGTGAAGCAGCATGTTTTTTTCGCAAGAGACCGTCTAGGGGTTAAACCCTTGTTCTACAGTGAACAGGACGGACTGCTGGTCTTCGGCTCGGAGCCGAAGGCGATTCTTAAACACCCGGGAGTCGAAGCGTCTGTGGACGCGGAAGGGCTGGCCGAAATTTTTGCGATTGGACCGGCTCGTACACCTGGCCATGGCGTCTACAAAGAGCTGAAAGAGCTGCGCCCGGGGCATGCGATGATTTACAGCCAGTCCGGGCTGCGGATTTATCCTTATTGGCAGCTCCAAAGCGTGGCTCATGGGGACAATGTCGAGCAGACGGCCGAGAAACTCCGCGCCCTGCTGACGGATACGGTTGAGCGTCAATTGATCTCCGATGTGCCCCTGTGCACGCTGCTGTCCGGCGGACTGGATTCCAGCGCCCTTACCGCGCTGGCCGTCAACTACTACAAACAAACCGGCCAAGGTCAGGTCCACACCTTCTCCGTAGACTATGTGGGCAACGACAAACATTTTAAAGAGCATGTTTTCCAGCCGGGAGCCGATGGCCCGTGGATTAAACGGATGGTCGACGAGCTGCAAACCGAACATCACTATATACTGATCGACACGGATTCTCTGGTGGAAGCCTTGGATGATGCTACAAGAACCCGGGATATGCCGGGGATGGTCGATGTGGATTCTTCCCTGCTGCTGTTCTGTCATGAAATTAAAAAAGAAGCCACCGTCGCCCTGTCCGGCGAAGCGGCGGATGAAATCTTCGGCGGCTACCCTTGGTTCCACCGTCCAGAATTACGCGATTCCGGCACCTTCCCATGGTCCGTATCCAGCGCCTTCCGTGCCGGGCTGCTGTCGCCGGAGCTGAGAGAACACATTCAGCCGCTGGATTATGTCGAAAGACGTTATCAGGAAGCGCTGGCCGAGGTTCCCGCACTGGAAGGCGAAGACGACAACGACGCCAAAATGCGTGTACTCTCCTACCTGAACATCACCCGTTTCATGCCTACCCTGCTGGACCGCAAAGACCGCATGAGCATGGGGGCGGGACTCGAAGTACGCGTGCCGTATTGCGATCACCGGCTGGTCGAATATGTGTTCAACATCCCCTGGCACATCAAAATGACCGGCGACCGGGAAAAAGGTATCCTGCGCAAAGCCCTTGAAGGGCTGCTGCCGGACGACGTGTTGTACCGCAAGAAAAGCCCGTATCCAAAAACACATAATCCGGCTTATTTGGACGCCGTCCGCAATCAGATGCTCACGGTGCTGGATGATCCTTCATCCCCGATTCTCCCGCTGATCGACAGCAAGAAGCTGCGCGAAATCGCGGCAACAACCGATCCAACCTCACATCTGCCTTGGTTCAGCCAATTGATGTCCGGTCCGCAGCTGTTTGCCTATATCACCCAGGTAAACCGCTGGCTGAAGGATTATAACGTATCTATTCGATAATCGAACCGATAATCGAACTACTAATCGAACCCGGCTGAAGTAATCAAATACTAACAAACCAGCATGCAAAAAAGGCATCCCGCCCAGGGATGCCTTTGCTTTGTTCTATAAATTAAATCCTGCCTAATGGAACGACCTATATAGTAAGGCCAACACTGGTGAATCCTGATTCCCGGCCAGCGGATAGAGACGGGGAAAAAAGCCCTCCGTTACAGCGGTTTCGACTGCTTCTCCAGCAGCTCCGTAAGCTTGTGCAGCGCACGGCCCCGGTGGCTGATCGCCTGCTTCTCTTCCAGGCTGAGCTCAGCCATTGTCTTCTCGTATTCAGGCAGATAGAACAGCGGATCATAACCGAATCCACCGCTGCCGGACGGCTCGGACGTAATCCAGCCCTCCACCTCGCCGTCCGCCTCCACAAAACTTCCTGTTGCCGGATCATAATAAGCCAGGCTGCAGACGAATCGGGCCGGGCTGAGCAGCGGCTGCTCCGTATCTTCGCCCAAGCTCAGTTCGGCAAGCTCGGCCAGTAATTTTTCGTTGTTCATTTCGTCAGTCGCGCCTTCACCGGCAAAACGGGCGGAATACACGCCGGGTCTGCCGTCTAGTCGGTCTACGCACAAGCCGGAGTCGTCAGCTAGAACCGGCAGGCCCAGCCGGTCACCGACCTCTTTGGCTTTCTTGCGTGCATTTTCCGCAAAGGTCTGGCCATCTTCCACGACCTCCGGCACGTCCGGAAAGTCATACATGCTTTGAACCGGCTTTCCCAGAAAAGCCAGCGCGTGAGCGAACTCACGGACTTTCCCTTTGTTGCGCGTGGATACGATGATCGCATTCTGCTCCGTCATGCCTGCGCTCCGCCTCCAATTTTGTCAGCTATGGCCCCCAGCGCCTCACGCTGCTGAGTAATCATTTCGCTGATGCCTTTCTCCGCCAAAGCGAGCAAGCCATTTAATTCGTCCCGGGAGAATGGATTCTCTTCGCCTGTTCCCTGGACCTCTACAAATTTGCCCTGCCCTGTCATAACAACGTTCATATCGACTTTCGCTTTGGAATCCTCTTCATAATTCAAATCCAGCAGCAGCTGTTCCCCGATCACACCAACGCTGACGGAAGCCAGATAATCCGTTACCGGAAATACAGGCAGATTATGTTTCACCGCCAGCTTGTGAATCGCCATCGTCATCGCCACGAAAGCACCCGTAATCGAGCTTGTCCGCGTACCGCCGTCGGCTTGAATAACGTCACAATCGATCAGCACGGAACGTTCGCCAAGTGCCTCCAGATTAACAACCGAACGAAGCGCCCGGCCGATCAGGCGCTGGATTTCCATTGTACGGCCCGTCAATTTGCCTCGGCTGGCTTCGCGCTGATTGCGGGTATGGGTCGCGCGGGGCAGCATCGAATATTCGGCTGTTACCCAGCCTTTGCCTTGTCCCTTCATAAAAGGAGGAACCCGTTCTTCCACCGTTGCTGTACAAATCACCTTTGTATCGCCTACTTCAATGAAGACGGATCCTTCCGCATATTTATTCGTATTTACCGTAAGTGTCATTGCTCTACGCTCATCCTGAGCACGGCCATCCAGTCTCATGTTCCTGTTGTCCTCCTTAAATTCCCCATTATGCGGGGGCCTTGCTCCCCTTATTCTACCAAAGTCACCCGGCAAAAGCACCCTGCCTTCGCAGTCCTTGCCCCGCAAAAGCCATAGGCAAAAAAAAGAGACCGCCTGGTCTCTGATGTTTTGGTCCATCCCGGATGTGTGCTTGAGATCCGGTACAGGAGTTTCCAGCCTAAGTCAGTTTATCCGTTTTTGTCCGGGAACATCCCTGTTTATACGGACAAATCGTTGATTTTTTCCGGCCGGGTAACCGGGCTGCTGTAGGTTTTATTTTCGGTGTCCACCACATTTTTGCTGTCGTTAAACGTAATATTGACCTTGCTTCCTTTGGCGTTCTCTGTAACGGTGAGTACAACCGCCTCCAGCATTTGCGACGGAATCCGCTCGCCGCTTTCGAACATGTCATCATTCAGTGCGACGTTCACC
Encoded proteins:
- a CDS encoding XTP/dITP diphosphatase; its protein translation is MTEQNAIIVSTRNKGKVREFAHALAFLGKPVQSMYDFPDVPEVVEDGQTFAENARKKAKEVGDRLGLPVLADDSGLCVDRLDGRPGVYSARFAGEGATDEMNNEKLLAELAELSLGEDTEQPLLSPARFVCSLAYYDPATGSFVEADGEVEGWITSEPSGSGGFGYDPLFYLPEYEKTMAELSLEEKQAISHRGRALHKLTELLEKQSKPL
- a CDS encoding phosphatase PAP2 family protein — its product is MIKWASLRLKEQQRWLPLALMLVFPLLGYLYHFVDHPTKHVYSLVTDFDRATPFIKYFSVPYGVWIFYIYACLVYFFFRDRKAYYQSIVLYTVCALTCYAIYSVFQTTVPRPLVSGSDVFSRLVTFIYDRDQPFNCFPSIHCFSSYMVLRMMFTSPARGLMNRLLIGGMSVTIICSTLFMKQHVILDALSAFALVELYRLILFKVPARHAEQAALRRRQMEA
- the asnB gene encoding asparagine synthase (glutamine-hydrolyzing); this encodes MCGITGFIEWGRDLTQDSELLVNMTETLSRRGPDGHGTWISNPCAFGHRRLSVMDPENGAQPMTFVDEDTVFTIVYNGEIYNALELKSELQQRGHHFRTTCDTEVLLHSYAEWGPGCVDRLNGIFAFAVWDSVKQHVFFARDRLGVKPLFYSEQDGLLVFGSEPKAILKHPGVEASVDAEGLAEIFAIGPARTPGHGVYKELKELRPGHAMIYSQSGLRIYPYWQLQSVAHGDNVEQTAEKLRALLTDTVERQLISDVPLCTLLSGGLDSSALTALAVNYYKQTGQGQVHTFSVDYVGNDKHFKEHVFQPGADGPWIKRMVDELQTEHHYILIDTDSLVEALDDATRTRDMPGMVDVDSSLLLFCHEIKKEATVALSGEAADEIFGGYPWFHRPELRDSGTFPWSVSSAFRAGLLSPELREHIQPLDYVERRYQEALAEVPALEGEDDNDAKMRVLSYLNITRFMPTLLDRKDRMSMGAGLEVRVPYCDHRLVEYVFNIPWHIKMTGDREKGILRKALEGLLPDDVLYRKKSPYPKTHNPAYLDAVRNQMLTVLDDPSSPILPLIDSKKLREIAATTDPTSHLPWFSQLMSGPQLFAYITQVNRWLKDYNVSIR
- the rph gene encoding ribonuclease PH, which translates into the protein MRLDGRAQDERRAMTLTVNTNKYAEGSVFIEVGDTKVICTATVEERVPPFMKGQGKGWVTAEYSMLPRATHTRNQREASRGKLTGRTMEIQRLIGRALRSVVNLEALGERSVLIDCDVIQADGGTRTSSITGAFVAMTMAIHKLAVKHNLPVFPVTDYLASVSVGVIGEQLLLDLNYEEDSKAKVDMNVVMTGQGKFVEVQGTGEENPFSRDELNGLLALAEKGISEMITQQREALGAIADKIGGGAQA